The nucleotide window GAGATGTGCCACATGTGGTTCGGCGACCTGGTGACCCCGCGCTGGTGGGAGGACACCTGGCTCAAGGAGTCCTTCGCCGACCACCAGGGCACGTGGGCCCAGGAGCAGGCCGCCGGCCATGAGGAGGCCTGGGCCTCCTTCGCCTCCTCGCGCAAGGCGTGGGCCTACCTGGAGGACTCCCGGCCCGCCACCACCCACCCCATCGTCGCCCAGGTGGAGGACGTGGAGGCCGCCCGCCAGGCCTTCGACGGGATCACCTACGCCAAGGGCGCCTCCGTCCTCAAACAGCTCGTGGCCCATCTGGGCCAGGAGGTCTTCCTGGCGGCCGCCAACGCCTGGTTCTCCGAGCACGCCTTCGCCAACGCCAGCCTCGCCGACTTCCTGCGCACCCTGTCGGCCGCCTCCGGCAGGGACATGGAGGCCTGGGCGCGGGCCTGGCTGCACACCGCGGGCCCCTCGATCCTCAGCAACGAGATCCTCGTCCAGGAGGGGCGCATCGCCTCCCTCACCCTCACCCAGGAGGGCAGCGATCCCACCACGGGTCAGGCGGTCGTGCGCCCCCACACCCTCGTGGTGGGCCTGTACGCCGAGCGCGGGGGAGAGCTGGTGCGCACCCACCGGCTGCAGGTCGAGCTCGACGGTCCCATGGCCGTGGTCGACCAGGCGGTTGGCCTGCCGGCCCCTGACATGGTGCTGGTCAATGACGAGGACCTCACCTACGCCGTCGTGCGCCCCGACTCCGGCTCCTTGGAGTGCGCCCTGGGCGGTCTGGCGCGTCTCAAGGACCCCATGGCGCGCTCCCTGTGGTGGTCGATGCTGCACAACCTCGTGCGCGACGCCCGCCTGGAGCCCCAGCGCTTCATCCAGGCCGTCCTCACCCAGGCCGACGACGAGACCGGGGACACCACGCTGGCCACGATCCTGGCCCAGGCCCTGCAGGCGGCCATGCGCTACACCGACCCGGCCCGGCGCCCGGAGTGCCTGGAGCCGCTCCTGGGGGACCAGGCCTGGGGGCTGCTCCTGGCCAGTGAGCCGGGCAGCGGCGCCCAGCTGGTGCGGGCACGCGCCTGGCTGGAGGCCGCCGGCCAGGGCCGCGCCGCCGGTGAGGGCTCCAGCCGGCGCGCCTCATCGCGCATCAGGCAGCTGCTGGAGGGCGGCGTTCCAGGACTGGTGCTCGACGACGACCTGCGCTGGCGCGGTCTCATCGCCCTGGCGCGCCTGGGGGCGGTCACCTCCCAGGAGCTCCAGGACCAGTTGCGCCGCGACCCCGGTGCCCGGGGCCTGAGCCGCCACCTCCAGGCCTCCTCCAGCGCTCCGAGCGCGCAGGCCAAGGAGGATCTCGTCACCCGCCTGCTCCAGGACGCCTGCCTGGGCAATGAGGAGGCCGACGCCCTCATCGCGGCCTTCGACGTCGATGCCCACCACGACCTGCGGGCCGCCTGGACCCCCGCCTACCTGGAGAGCCTGGAGGATCTGTGGGCGGAGCGCAGCCAGGAGATGGCCACCCGCCTGGTGCGCGGGCTGTTCCCCGCCTGCGGGAGTCAGGAGGAGGCCCGGGCGGTGCGGGCCTGGCTCGATGCGCGGCCGGGCGCCCCTGCCGCTCTACGGCGCCTGGTGCTGGCCTGTGCCGATGACCTGGATCGCGCCCTGAGGGCTCGCGCCCATCGTTAAGAGCACTGCCGGCAGGGCGAGAACAGCGAATTCTGTATGTTCTGTGAAAGAATTCGGTGCTCTGGCTGGGAAATCCTCCACCTGAGGGGGCTGGGAGGCGCACTTCTGCCGTCTGCGTATATTTCCTGCCTGAACAGGCGGCTCATCAGGTCTCGACCTTATTGCCTTGGGCGGTATGGTGGGTCCCGAGGCGGCGCACCAGGCGCCGCAACGACCCGAGGGGCAGGAATGTCGAGCAGGCCGATCGAACAGGATCCCTCCTCCACGCAGACTTTCGGGGCTGTCGACGCCAGCATGTCGGGCTCCGCGCCGATCGTCGGACTCAATCAGCAGGACGCAGCGGCCATATCCGCTCTTCCCGCGGGCACCGCGCTGCTGCTGGTGCACCACGGTCCCACCACCGGTGCCCGGTTCCTCCTGGATGCCGCGGAGACCACCGTGGGCCGCCACCCCAGGGCGGACATCTTCCTGGATGATGTCACCGTCTCGCGCAAGCACGCGGTCTTCTCCGCACTGCCCGAGGGCGGTTATGGGGTGCGGGACTCCGGCTCCCTCAACGGCACCTACGTCAACCGCACGCGGGTGGAGCAGGTGGCGCTGCGCCCGGGTGATGAGGTGCAGATCGGCAAGTACCGGATGACCTACCACCCGGCCCCCCAGCGGGAGACTGCGGCCCAGTGAGTGCGGCCTCCGCACGCATGAGGCGTGCCGCGGCTCCCGCCCCTGCGCAGACGGCCGAGTCCAGCGCCTCAGGCTCCTGGCCGCGCGGCATCTCCCGTGAGCCGAAGATGAAGATCGGCCAGGTGGTCGACGCGCTCAAGGCGGAGTTCCCCGCCCTGTCGATCTCCAAGGTCCGCTACCTCGAGGGGGAGGGCCTCATCTCCCCCCACCGGGTGGGCAACGGCTACCGCCGCTACTCCCAGGCCGACCTGGAGCGCCTGCGCTACGCCCTGTCGGCCCAGCGCGACGACTATCTGCCGCTGAGCGTCATCCGCCAGCGCCTGGCACAGCTCGACGCCGATGAGCAGGCCCCCGCGCCGGCACCGGTCGCCCGCGTCGTGGCCCGCGACGGGCGCATTGTCGAGAGCGGCCTCATGGACCTGGAGTCGCTGACGGCCCACTGCGGGGCCACTGAGGCGCAGATCGAGGAGATGGTCGCCATCGGGCTCATCAGCCCCGACGCCCGCGGCCGCTACTGCGCGCACAGTGTCCGCACCGCCCGCCTGGCCCTGGAGGTCAGCCGGCGGGGAGTGCCCATGCGCAACCTGCGCGCCGTGCGCGCAGCGGCCGAGCGCGAGGCCGACGCCATCGACCAGGCCGTGGCGCCCAAGCGCTCGCGCTCGCGCAGCGCGGGCGAGGACTCGGCCCGAGCCCTGGCCGAGCTCGTGGCGGAGCTCCACTCCGCTCTGCTGCACCGCGCCGTCGAGGCCCTGGACTGACGGCGCCCGCCGCGGCCGCCACGCTGATTCCCAGCGGCCGGTGAGCGGGGGAGGCCAGTCGTGCGTGGTCTGCTGACGCCCTGCCGACATGCCGGCGCACCCGACGACCGACCTGCGACACGCGGGACGCATGAGACTCCTGTGACAACTGTTGTGACATACCTCATGAGGATCTGGTGGGGTGGCGTGAGTCGATCGGCGTCATTGCAGGAAAAGAGCAGCATGCCGCACGGGGCCTCAACCTCATCTTGAGGTTCATCGACGTTTCGTTGCCCGACCGCAGCGTGCCATTCGTTGAGTGCGGGGGCATCTGGTCCTATCGTGGGGGCGTGGTCGTCGAGCACGGACCACCACCGCGTCAGTCGCGCAGGAGCCGCGACGTTCCCGACCCCGACAGGAGCAGGCCAGTGAGCGTGAAAGAAGCCAGTGCCGCTGCGGCGCCCCAGCGCGTCCAGGGCATGCTGTTCGGTGACCCGCTCCCGCAGCTCGACGCCGACTCCGGCTACCGCGGCCCGGTGGCCTGCCGCGCCGCGGGCATCACCTACCGCCAGCTCGACTACTGGGCTCGCACCGGCCTGGTGGAGCCCTCCATCCGCGGGGCCCGCGGCTCCGGATCCCAGCGCCTCTACTCCTTCCGGGACATCCTGGTGCTCAAGATCGTCAAGCGCCTCCTGGACACCGGCGTCTCCCTGCAGCAGATCCGCACCGCCGTGGCCGCACTGCACGCGCGCGGAGTGGAGGACCTCGCCTCCATCACCCTCATGAGCGATGGCGCCTCGGTGTACGAGTGCACCTCGCCCGACGAGGTCATCGACCTGGTCGCCGGCGGGCAGGGCGTCTTCGGCATCGCCGTGGGCCGCGTCTGGCACGAGGTGGAGGGCTCCCTGGCCGAGCTTCCCGTGGACCACGCCGTCGCCCCCGTGGTCGAGGACGAGCTGGCCAAGCGCCGCGCCGCCAAGCGCCAGCAGGTGGGCTGAGCGATCGCAGGTGGGCTGGGCAGGCCCACGATGGCACGGGAAGGGGCCGGGCGGCATCACATGCTGCCCGGCCCCTTCCCATGCCATCGCGTCCTATGCGGGGGCGAGGCGGCACCGTGGCGGTCAGGCGGTGCGGTGGCCCAGGACGTACTGGCGGGTGTAGCCGTCGGTGAGGTCCGTGATCGTCACGCGTACCAGGCCGGTCTCATCGATGCGGTAGTGCTCCCGGATGCGCGGGCCCCGGTCGCGCCGCTCCACCACCACCTGGTCGAGGTCCTCCACCTCGCGCAGGTGCGTCTCCAGGGGGAAGACGATGTCCTGGTAGGGGGCCAGCTCGCCGCGCGGCTCACCGCACTGGTCGACCCCCGCGCACTCCACATAGCGGAACCAGGCCACGTTGTGGGCGGCCTCGTACTCGCGTGTCAGCACTGTGCCCTCACGGCCGTCGGGTGAGGCCTGGATGGAGTCGGGGCTCAGGATCGCGTCGAAGACCAGGCGCTCACCGGCGTCGGCCTCGCGGAAGACGCCGAAGCCGCGCGAGAGCCTGTCGGTCAGGTCGTAGGCGGCGGTGCGGTCCGCGGCGATCGCCAGGCCGATGGCGGTCGAGGCGCCCGGGTAGGGGGAGCGGTGCACCCGGCGCCCGAAGCGCTCGCGCAGCAGGCGGGGGACCAGTGGCAGGCCCGAGGCGCCGCCCACCAGGTAGACCCCCGCGATCTCGGTGAGGTCCGGGGTGCCGTCCTCGAGCCGCCCCACCAGGGGTGCCATCGTGGTCAAGGATCGCTCCACCAGCGGGGTGCAGGCCTCGTACAGGTCGGCGACCGGCAGGATGATGTCCTGCCCGCGCAGGACCACCACCAGGCGGCGGCTCTGGGGGGTCAGCCGCTCCTTGGCGTCGCGGCACTGCTCCAGCAGCTCGTCGAGCTCGGCGGCCTCCAGATCCTCCTCGGCGATGCCCGCGCGCTGGAGCACCA belongs to Actinomyces capricornis and includes:
- the pepN gene encoding aminopeptidase N; this translates as MTCPPPPRPDSPTSLSRQEALWRSEHVAVVRMSVEIDLTSAPDRQATGFAVSTELVLRAPGAVEGLWVDFLGEEVHCLEVDGQAAEPQWDGVRIALPALEAGEHLVRVRARGRYSNSGQGLHRFHDPLDGATYLYTHFEPSDARRAWPCMDQPDLKAVFRLSLTYPRDWTVLSNGRPETASPATGSDGGRSDGAARTLMTPTRPLPPYLTALAAGPWHRVEGRWHSSEHPGLSVPLSWSCRASLARHLDAQELMDLTARGLDFYDRVYGQAAYPWGSYDSVLVPEYNLGAMENPGCVTFNEEAYLFQGPVTRAQRGARANTILHEMCHMWFGDLVTPRWWEDTWLKESFADHQGTWAQEQAAGHEEAWASFASSRKAWAYLEDSRPATTHPIVAQVEDVEAARQAFDGITYAKGASVLKQLVAHLGQEVFLAAANAWFSEHAFANASLADFLRTLSAASGRDMEAWARAWLHTAGPSILSNEILVQEGRIASLTLTQEGSDPTTGQAVVRPHTLVVGLYAERGGELVRTHRLQVELDGPMAVVDQAVGLPAPDMVLVNDEDLTYAVVRPDSGSLECALGGLARLKDPMARSLWWSMLHNLVRDARLEPQRFIQAVLTQADDETGDTTLATILAQALQAAMRYTDPARRPECLEPLLGDQAWGLLLASEPGSGAQLVRARAWLEAAGQGRAAGEGSSRRASSRIRQLLEGGVPGLVLDDDLRWRGLIALARLGAVTSQELQDQLRRDPGARGLSRHLQASSSAPSAQAKEDLVTRLLQDACLGNEEADALIAAFDVDAHHDLRAAWTPAYLESLEDLWAERSQEMATRLVRGLFPACGSQEEARAVRAWLDARPGAPAALRRLVLACADDLDRALRARAHR
- a CDS encoding FHA domain-containing protein; this encodes MSSRPIEQDPSSTQTFGAVDASMSGSAPIVGLNQQDAAAISALPAGTALLLVHHGPTTGARFLLDAAETTVGRHPRADIFLDDVTVSRKHAVFSALPEGGYGVRDSGSLNGTYVNRTRVEQVALRPGDEVQIGKYRMTYHPAPQRETAAQ
- a CDS encoding MerR family transcriptional regulator, translating into MLFGDPLPQLDADSGYRGPVACRAAGITYRQLDYWARTGLVEPSIRGARGSGSQRLYSFRDILVLKIVKRLLDTGVSLQQIRTAVAALHARGVEDLASITLMSDGASVYECTSPDEVIDLVAGGQGVFGIAVGRVWHEVEGSLAELPVDHAVAPVVEDELAKRRAAKRQQVG
- a CDS encoding Hsp70 family protein, whose protein sequence is MAADDSGTLLSSTRDTDTDTDLGIDLGTTRTVVARADRGNYPVLGFTDEHGDDHDFLPSLTALHEGVLVHGFEARRAARQGAPLLRSLKRLLASPTITASTPVSLGEQTFSVLEILTDFLRHLRTRLEEAQVDVSRSRVVVAVPAHAYGAQRLLTLEAFKAAGFHVAAMLNEPSAAGFEYTHRKATTVSSRRTRVLVYDLGGGTFDTSLVVVVGTSHEVIASHGLGDLGGDDVDLLAASMVLQRAGIAEEDLEAAELDELLEQCRDAKERLTPQSRRLVVVLRGQDIILPVADLYEACTPLVERSLTTMAPLVGRLEDGTPDLTEIAGVYLVGGASGLPLVPRLLRERFGRRVHRSPYPGASTAIGLAIAADRTAAYDLTDRLSRGFGVFREADAGERLVFDAILSPDSIQASPDGREGTVLTREYEAAHNVAWFRYVECAGVDQCGEPRGELAPYQDIVFPLETHLREVEDLDQVVVERRDRGPRIREHYRIDETGLVRVTITDLTDGYTRQYVLGHRTA
- the ftsR gene encoding transcriptional regulator FtsR — encoded protein: MSAASARMRRAAAPAPAQTAESSASGSWPRGISREPKMKIGQVVDALKAEFPALSISKVRYLEGEGLISPHRVGNGYRRYSQADLERLRYALSAQRDDYLPLSVIRQRLAQLDADEQAPAPAPVARVVARDGRIVESGLMDLESLTAHCGATEAQIEEMVAIGLISPDARGRYCAHSVRTARLALEVSRRGVPMRNLRAVRAAAEREADAIDQAVAPKRSRSRSAGEDSARALAELVAELHSALLHRAVEALD